The following DNA comes from Magnetococcales bacterium.
AAACCTACCGCATGCTCTCCGACCATCTCGGCAGTGTGCGGCTGGTCGTCAATATCAGCGATGGCTCCATTGTCCAGCAGATGGATTATGACGAAGGCTCAATATGGATTCCGGGGTCTTACCGAACCAAGAGTTCTAGCAAGGAGTGCAGTAGCTTCTTTCCACGCATTCTCACGTTGTGAATAAATTTTTTTTTAGTTTCTCCAGTCCAATTCAGAGTGTCAAAGTCCAGCTTGAGATGTCAATCAGTCCAGCTCGGGTTGTCGCGCCACACCAGGCCGCCATGGACAAACTGGACAAAAGGGTGTCATCCCCACCTGCCGCAGAATTACACCAAAATTACACAGAGGGGTCGGTTGGCAGTGAGGAGGAAGATGCTTAACACGCTATTTTACTGGTAGCGAGGGGGGGACTTGAACCCCCGACCTCCGGATTATGAATCCGTTGCTCTGACCAGCTGAGCTACCCCGCCACAACGCACGTCGGAGGAGATTCTACCTCCAAGTCTGGACGTGTCAACCTTCAACGTCTTTTTGTGCCGCTTCTTCACTGGCATCCCATTTTTTGATCAGGGGGACGGCGAGACCCGAAGCTGCGAGATTGGCACTGGTTTCCTTGGCATCTTTTTCGGATTTATAGGGTCCGAGAATCACCTTGAAAAATTTTTGTGCGTCTTCCACCTTGATGATGCGCAGGGGCTTGACACCCAATTTTTCGGCATTTGCCATGCTGTCGATGGCATTGCCAAGGTGGATCTCCTTGCTGATGGAGATCATGTAGCCTTCCCAGGTATTGTCGGTTTTAACGATAATCCCTGCGGAGCGCAATTTGATCTCCGCTTCCTTGGCATCACCAAAGATGCGGAAAGGCCCGGCTTGCACGTTATTGACCAGCACCATGTCGGTTTGTTGCAGCAGACGCGGATTCAAGCCCTTGGTACGCAGACGAGCGATCAGGGTATCGGCACCCTTGCGCAGGGCAAAACTCCCAGCTTGCACATAGTAACCCTTGCCATCCGGTGCCTGTGAGCCGACACTCGCCGACTCCGCAACTGCCGCTGGTGGCGTATGGGTCGGGGATGGCTTGGGTTCCGCACGCCCGACAGGCTTGGAAACGGCCTGTAAAGTCGCTGCGGGTGTTTTTGGCTTTTCTGCCGCTTTTTCCTTGACTGGAGGCACTTCCGGCTTGGCGGAATGCTCTTTGGACTCCGGCTTTGCTTCCGGCCTGGCTTCGGTTTTGGCCTGACCGGCTGATTTGGGTTGCAGAGGCAACACCTTGCCCATCATGAGGGGACCGGTCCAAAGACCGGACTCGGTTTTGGTCAGGGTGATCCAGAGCAGGTGCAGATTCAACAAAGCCATCAGGGAGACGAAGGCCAACGGCCCGAAACGGGACAGGGCCGAACTTCCCCCCGAGGAACTGAATCGACTCGTGATTGCTGACAAAGCCTGACTCATGAGACCCCCTGGCGATTTCTTTCGTAGAGGATACGCAGACCGGTCAAGGTCAGAAATTCATCGACAATTTCAATCCGGCGACTGTCCTGGGCGATCAAGCGTGCCAACCCACCTGTGGCCACAACCCGCAGGGGTTTGAAGCCGGACTCTTCCTCCATGCGTTCGATCAAGCCGTCCACCAACCCGACATACCCCCAGTAGAGACCGGACTGCATCGAACTGACCGTATCGCGACCCACCACAACGGTGGGTTGGGCCAGTTCGATACGGGGCAACTTGGCGGTACGTTCGAAGAGGGCATCCATCGCCAGACCGAGGCCCGGGGCAATGGCCCCCCCCAGATATTCACCCTTGGGGCCGACCAGATCGAAGGTGGTCGCCGTACCAAAATCGACCACCACGGAGGCCTGCTGCAACATCTGAAAGGCGGCCACCGCGTTGACCACCCGATCCGCGCCCACTTCCTTGGGATTGTCATAGCGGATGGACATACCGGTCTTCAGACCGGGGCCGACCAGGAGGGGCGTCAATCCCAGGTAGCGACGAATCGCCCGGACCAGGGCAGATTGAACCGGGGGCACCACACTTGAAATGATGACACCCTCGACAGCGCTCCGATCCATGCCGGACGAACTGAACAGATTGGCAATCAGAAAGCCGTATTCATCGCCGGTACACTCCACCCGTGTGGAGACCCGCCAATGCCGGATCAACTCTTCCTGCTCGTACACACCCCAGACGATATGGGTATTACCGACATCCACCACCAGCAACATATCGAATCTCGCATTTTCAGGAAAGCCAGGACACCCTGCATGTATTTTCGGCATTCATCCCTGACAACTCAAGCCGGATTTTTTCATGCCTCGTGCGCACGTCGCCTCCGGCAACCCGGGCCGGATTTTTTCATGCCTTGTTCATGCGTCATTTCCGGCAACCCGGGCCGGATTTCATCATTACGGCAAAATCCACTTTATACAAGAGCCACATCACCTGCCACCACGCGGCTGACGGTCCCATTGTCATCGCGGCGAACCAGGAGGAAACCATCCGCATCCATATCCTGGGCAACACCCGTGAATTGTTCCTTGATCAAATTGACCTTGACCCGGCGTTCCTGGATGCGGGCCATGGCCAACCAGGCATTCCGAACAACGCCAAACCCCTCTTCCTGATACTGGTGGTACCATGTTTCAAAGCGCTTCAAAAATCCGACCAATAAATGGCGGCGCAGGAGCGGAACCGGGCTGGCAACCAGGGAACCAGACTCCGCACAAATATCTGCCAAACTGATGGCTGTGGCCTGCAATTCGGGGGGAAACAAGGCCGTTGTGGCATGGACATTCAGGCCGACGCCGACCACGACATGATGAACCTGATCCATTTCGGCACTCATTTCGGTCAGGATGCCAGCCAATTTTCGTCCCCGCAGCAACAGGTCATTGGGCCATTTGATGGCCACATCCGCAAAGCCGGCCTCGCGAATCGTCTCGGCCAGGGCCAATCCGGCCAGGAGGGTCAACTGGAAGGTTCGACCCGGATTCATGCGGGGGCGTAACAGAATTGAAAAACAGAGATTCACTCCCGGGGGCGAGACCCAACTTCGTCCCAGGCGACCACGTCCCCGGGTTTGACTTTCTGCCACCACGACAGTTCCTTCGGGTGCCCCTGCCCGTGCCCGGGTCACGACATCCTCATTGGTCGAACCAACCTCGACCAGATAATGGTACCGTTCAGCCTGAAACAGGCCCGGCGACAGCAGGGAGGCAACGGCCTCGCGGGTCAACAGATCGGGTTCGCGCACCGGGCGATATCCTTTTCATGTCTGGATGCAATAACGCAGCCATTTTGCAACCTCGCCAGCCGTTTGCATGACGGTTGACAGATCAGGCATCTTCATCGATGAGCAACGAGACATCCTTGCTGGTGGCGCTGCGGGTGATGGCCCCCACGGAGATCAAATCGACGCCG
Coding sequences within:
- a CDS encoding SPOR domain-containing protein; its protein translation is MSQALSAITSRFSSSGGSSALSRFGPLAFVSLMALLNLHLLWITLTKTESGLWTGPLMMGKVLPLQPKSAGQAKTEARPEAKPESKEHSAKPEVPPVKEKAAEKPKTPAATLQAVSKPVGRAEPKPSPTHTPPAAVAESASVGSQAPDGKGYYVQAGSFALRKGADTLIARLRTKGLNPRLLQQTDMVLVNNVQAGPFRIFGDAKEAEIKLRSAGIIVKTDNTWEGYMISISKEIHLGNAIDSMANAEKLGVKPLRIIKVEDAQKFFKVILGPYKSEKDAKETSANLAASGLAVPLIKKWDASEEAAQKDVEG
- a CDS encoding type III pantothenate kinase produces the protein MLLVVDVGNTHIVWGVYEQEELIRHWRVSTRVECTGDEYGFLIANLFSSSGMDRSAVEGVIISSVVPPVQSALVRAIRRYLGLTPLLVGPGLKTGMSIRYDNPKEVGADRVVNAVAAFQMLQQASVVVDFGTATTFDLVGPKGEYLGGAIAPGLGLAMDALFERTAKLPRIELAQPTVVVGRDTVSSMQSGLYWGYVGLVDGLIERMEEESGFKPLRVVATGGLARLIAQDSRRIEIVDEFLTLTGLRILYERNRQGVS
- a CDS encoding biotin--[acetyl-CoA-carboxylase] ligase → MREPDLLTREAVASLLSPGLFQAERYHYLVEVGSTNEDVVTRARAGAPEGTVVVAESQTRGRGRLGRSWVSPPGVNLCFSILLRPRMNPGRTFQLTLLAGLALAETIREAGFADVAIKWPNDLLLRGRKLAGILTEMSAEMDQVHHVVVGVGLNVHATTALFPPELQATAISLADICAESGSLVASPVPLLRRHLLVGFLKRFETWYHQYQEEGFGVVRNAWLAMARIQERRVKVNLIKEQFTGVAQDMDADGFLLVRRDDNGTVSRVVAGDVALV